CCCCAGCTCAGTTGAGTTGGCATAAAACAGAACTAGGTTTTGCTGAGAAACAAAACTCTCATAATGGCATAAGATTGTAGAGTGAAATAGTCTGAGAGCCAACCCTCACACGATTTCTGGCTACTGAAGCAATGAAGCCCTCAAAAGCAGGGATCAGAACGCCAAGCTATTTTATTTGGCTAAGCACGTTTTAAACCATTATGGCCTCTTATCTCTTACTAAGTTTAGTAAGAATGTAGCAATTGTTCTGAATATAATGCCCCCATGCGACACTGAATTTATGCCCAGAATAGAACCACTTCAAGAAGGCTGAAATCATTAAGACTTTGTCAGTTTTCAGTTTCCCACCAACCAAGTCCTTGATTCCCCATCACATCAGTGGCAGAATAGGTGAATTAAGCCGGTTACCAATGAGTCGGTAATCCGAAGTTTAATTTTGGAGTCACGTGAAATGGAAAGGAATTCTCCTGTCTTTTTTACTGATTTCCTCTGTTCCGCTCTCGTGTCCTGATCCATGATGAACCTGCTAGGTCAATGAAATTAAGGTAATACTATGAAGTTTGTTGAAGGTCTTACTGTTGGCGTTGATTTGGGAACGACGTATTCAGCCATTGCCCAACTTGACAGTGAAGGGCAGCCCATCTCCTTAAAAAACACCGATGGACGATCGATTACGCCTTCTGTGGTTTTGCTGGGCGAGGAAGGCCGTGTTGTGGTTGGTCCTTCATTTGAACGAACCGCTATTGAAGATGACCCATCCCGCATTATCGAAGCTGTTAAAAGGCATATGGGAGATGATAACTTTTATGTCGTCTACCAGGAAAAGAAGCTGACAGCTGAGTTTCTTTCTGCCTTGATTCTGAAGAAGATGAAGCAGGATGCAGAGAAAGAAATCGGCCCGATCGCTAATGCTGTCATCACAGTTCCCTATTACTTTAACGATGTTCGACGTAAAGCAACTCAGGACGCTGGACGAATTGCTGGCTTGAACGTGATTGATATTATCAATGAGCCTACTGCGGCAACACTGGCTTATGCGTGGAAACGAGATGAATTAGGAAATCCCGATGCGATGCCATCGGGTGAGCGAACTATTCTGGTGTATGACTTGGGTGGTGGTACGTTTGATGTGACAATTGTGCGTTACTCACCAACTCAATTCCGTGTTCTGGCAACTGATGGTGATGTGATGCTCGGGGGGCTCGATTGGAGCCAGCGCATTGTTGATCATGTCGCTGAGCAGTTCAAAAAGAAATTTGACAGTGACCCTCGAGAAGATCCGGTTACGATGCGGACCTGTGTCCAGGAATGTGAAGACGCAAAACGTGAATTAAGCCAAAAAGCGCAAACTCCTGTATCGATTTATCACAAAGGCAACACTTTAACGGTTGCATTAACGCGTGGTGACTTTGAACGGATGACAGCAGATTTGCTACAGAGAACCCGTGACACTACGGAGCTGGTGATGCAACAGGCGGGAGTTGAAAAAGGACAACTGGACGATGTTGTGCTTGTGGGTGGTTCTACACTGATGCCTGTTGTGGAAGAAATGTTGAAAAATGTGTGTGGTAGAGAGCCTTCACGCAGTATGAACCCGGAAGAAGCCGTTGCTCAGGGTGCAGCGATACACGCTGCAATTCTTGAAGCGCGGGCAACCGGTGGTGAGAGCCGCATGGCACAAACGGTTATTAAACGATTGCGCAATGTCAGCACGGCTGATGTTAACTCACATTCACTGGGCGTAAAAATTACAGATCCCAACGATCGGACTCGTAAAATCAATCATATAATGATTAAACGCAATACCGAGATTCCCACAAGTGTCAGCCAGAAATTCGTAACGACATCAGAAAATCAGCAACGGATTCATGTCGTCATTCTCGAAGGAGATGCCAGTGATCCTGATGCCTGTTCTACTATTGGCGATTTCCGTATCTTAAATCTGCCCGCTAATCTTCCCAAGGGATCTCCTGTGGAAGTGACGTATCGATATGATGCCAATGGACGAATTCATGCCTCAGCTAGGGAACTGACGGGGAATAACGAAGCTGCCACCGAAATTGTTCGAGATTCCGGACTGGATAAAGAAGGCGTTGACCGATTCGAAATTCTGGCCAAAGACTACATGGTCGAATAATACCACATTGATTGGCGATTGATCGCATCTAAAAAAAGACATCAGGATTTGTTGGTTGTTCTATAAAATAGTTCTTGATCCAAGAGCAAGGAGTTCTCTCAGGTGGCAATTGATGTTTATAAGGATTGGCTGGGCATACCAGAAGGGGACCGACCTCCACATCATTATGATTTACTGCGATTAGTCAAATTTGAAGATGATGAAGAAAAAATTCGTGCACACTATAAAAAGTTAAATTCGCACGTACGAAAATATGCTTCAGGAAAATATTCAAACGAATCTCAAGAATTGCTGAATGAGCTAGCCAAGGCCATGCTCTGTCTGACAGACCCGGAACGCAAAAGAGAGTATGACGAAAGTCTGGGACGTGAATTTGATGAGGAGGAATCAACGGGCCCTCTACTGGTTGAAAAGATCCTCGTAGAACAAGGCCACATCGATAAAGCGCAAGCGAATGAGTTAGTCGAATTTGCAGAGAAACGTGGTTTGTCAGTTCGTGATGCGGCTGTCCAAATGCGCTTTGTCAATGCAGAAGTGGCAACACAGGCACTCGCACGTTCACAAGGCGTACCTTATATTGATTTAGAAGAAACCATTCCTGACGAAACAATTCTGGATCAGTTACCACAACAGGTCGCAAAACGAAATACCATTCTGCCATTATTCATTGACGACGATGTCTTACTGGTAGCCTGTGCTGATCAGCCTACGCATGACTTAGAAGACGAACTGCGTTTACGGTACCAGGTTCCATCTCGCTGGGTTTTGGCGACTCCTCGATCAATCAGCCAGGGAATTGCTGAATATTATGCAGCGGCAGCGCAAGTAGATGACAGAAATCAGGAAACCAAAGCGGACTCTGTCGATGAACCAGTGAAGAAATCTTCTTCAAAACCAAAGCCAGAGAAAAAAACGAAACCGTCTAAGCCCTCTCGAGGCAAGCCTGAATTATCTCCGGAAGAACTAAAAGAGAAGAAACAGCTAGCGTTCATTTTTTGTGGCTGGGCCTTTTGTGGTGCGATCTTAATCGACCAATTTGTTTTGAAAAATAATGTTTTCCCGCAAACATGGCCTTGGAATTTTATGTTAGCGACAATCAGTGTGCCCTTCATCGCCTTTTATTTATGGTCCGGCATGTGGAAAAAGTAAAATCGGTTTTATTGTTATTTCCAGAATATACGGGATAACCTCTCTCAACTTACCGAATTTGAGGCCTTCTTCCTTTTGATTCGCTCTTACCTGTTTGCCTGCCGTCAAGCTTCCGATGAAAAGCTATATATAAGGAAGAAGGCTGGTAATAGTTGGAATCTTCTCTATAGATCAGCTTAATTCGATTCTATCTGAAGCTGTCAAAAACCCGGAGTGCCTTGATGGCAATTTCTTCTGTCACATCTGCGATGCATACTGCTTTATCAGGCATTGATCGTATCGGTCAGCGCATGGAACAAATTGCAGGCAATGTTGCCGCTGGTATTGAAAGCGAAGCGGGAGAAAGCAACCAATTGCTCAAGAGTGGAATTATCGATCTACCACAGCCCAAACATGAGGCCGTGGCCAACATGAAAGTGTTTGAGACTGCGGAGAGTCTATTGAATCCCCTGCTCACTCAACACCGAAAATAAAACAACACTACTCTTCTACTATATTTTCATTGACTGGCTCTGCCTCTTTGAGTTCGGCAATCAAATGCCCCAGTTTACGAACTTCAATCACTTCCAACTGGAACCCCTGCCAATCACAAAGATCTCCAACCTCCGGAATGCGTTCCAGTTTCTCATGAAACATTCCAGCAACCGTTAATAATCCATCGTCAGCGATTTCGTAATCCTGTTGTAATTTACGACAAAGGTAGCGCAGCGTTGTGATTCCCTCGATATGAAAAACCCCCGGTTGCACTTCACGAACTGGCTCACGTTGCAAAATTCGTTTTGCCCGGCTTGGTTCTGGTGAGACAATCGTGTCAATAATATCTTCGAAAGTCACGATGCCAATCGTCTCTCCGTATTCATCAACGACTGAAGCAAAGCGACAGTTTTCCGTCTGAAATCTTGAAAAGACATCAGAAAGATTTGCACACCAGGGCACATGTATGATCTTTTGTGAATTCTGATTCAGCGTCTTTTCTGTAAACGAAGATAAGTCGGAAAGAGAAATAATGCGATCAATTTCATCCGAATCGTTCTCGCTTTTTCGTAAAATAATGTAATCTGTATTGGGTGTAATTTTCCTCAAGTCATCCAGTTTCAGAGGGGCATTAAACGTGAAATAGGTTCCTCTGGGACGCATCGCTTCTTCTACTAACATTTCTGAAAGATCTAAAATGTTGTGCAGAATTTGTCGTTCATGGCGGATCACTTCTTCGCTGGCTCCTGAAGCATCCACGGCACGTTCCAAATCGTCAGAATGTAAATAGGGCTCTTTCTCGATTTTTGGCCAAAAGGTTCGCCGCACTAATTTGCTAATATTTTGTAATAAGGGAATTACTGGGTCGAGTAGTCGAACTGAAATGGCTAAAGGCCAGCTTACGCTGACTGCAATTCTTTTACGAAAGACAATCGAAAGGCTTTTGGGAAGCACTTCACCAAACAGAATAATTGCCAGTAGACTGCCCACGCTGAAAAAACCTGCGGCTGCCGTCATTCCAGCATCGGCCAGCCTTTTGGCAATCACACCTGCGACCGCAAAATATGACAGATTGATCAATAGATTCCAAAACAGGACAGCTGTCAATAACCGGTCTGCATCAGAGGCCAATGTCGCGACAATCTGCTCACTAGGCTTACCTCTGCTGAACTGTCTGAGTTCATCTCGCGAAAGATAAAAGATCGCCGTCTCACTCCCAGAAAAAAAACCGGAAGCACATATCAAAGCGAATAACGCTAATGATCCTGGAAACCAGATTGCGACGGTATCAATAAATGCGATCATCATGATTCAGGAGTGACCACTCTAACCCTTATCAAAAGTGGTTTTTCCCAAGGCAACATCAAATTCAGAAACTGCCGGAATATACATGGAAAGAACGGGAAGCCCGTACGCAAATAGAATCGTGATCAGAACTCCCAGAGTCCCCCCCAGTAAAAATGAAGTAATCGCATAAAAAGTCAGGAAGGGAAGCAGCCAGGCTGAAATCGCTAATGCGTGGGATGGGTTTCTATGAGTCATAACGGAATGCAACGCCGCACTTCCAACCACGATAAAGACCAAAAAACTCTGAAGCTGTAGAGCAAATGAAGAACGCGCTTGAACCAGGAGAATCATAAAAATAGCGATTCCAACAAATAGGAAAAACAGAGTCCCCAAACTACCGCCGATAGCAGAACGGCTATTATCATAAGTAAGCCCCATATGTAAACCAAGTACAATCGCAAAAACCATCAACGCGAAAAAGCCCAGGAGCGTGCATAGAAATCCTTCCAACGAAAAAACGCCTTGAAAGACCAGATATAATAAAATGAGTGTTGGAATGAAGATAATTTCTTTACTGTTATAGAAAATCCCACCTAACTTCCCTAACACAAACTCTTTGGCAGAGATATCCGTAACCAATAACAGTTCTAATGTCTTACTGTCTTTTTCTGAAGTAATCGAGGTGACCGCCTGAGTATTCATGAGCATCAGGCTCAACCAGGCAATCCCAGCAAAAGCAAGTCCCTGTGGAGGAATCACGCCCAAATAGAGAACTCCCTCCGCAGCAGCATTCGAAGTTGAGGCAGACCAGAGAGTGAATCCAGCGAGAAGAACATATGCCAATTTAATCACGAAAACTTTTCTACCATAAGCTTTCGTCATGATTTCCCGCCAAATCACTGGATTTGACCAGATGGAACGCGACTTTTCTTTTATGATGACTGCTTCTTCCGTCTCCTCCTTAGCCGTTGACTTATACACCGAACGTGAAGGGTTCCAAACACGCAAACGAAGAATTGTATAAGCCTTCAGAGCAATACCCAACACAAATAAACTGACGAATGATGGCCAGGCACTGACTGTGATCACTTGCAATCCAGAATTGAGAGAAAGAGGGTTCAAGATTTCATAGAGAGAACGAAATGGGTTCAATCCGGCAATCCAGGCGCGTCCTCCAAATTGCGGACCAATCAAACTGACGACCAGTTCCACGACTCCCAAAAAAACGACCATGCCTAACACACTGATTGCCAAGGTCTGGAATGTTTTTTCTCTCCAAAATGCTACCAATCCAGCCCAACTACCGGTCGCAAAAACAGTCATCAAACATAACAGTTCCATCCAGATGATCTGTGATAACTCAACCCCTCCCATCAAATACAAGAAAATACAGACCGGTATAGAGGCAGCAAGCAACACATAAACAATGAGCAGACTGGACTGGATTTTTCCACTCACAAGCTCACGGTCTTTGAGCTCAGTCATTAACAATAGAATGAGTGTGCCGCGGTCTTTTTCCTGCGCAATACTTCCTGCCGAAAATAATAGCGTAAAAAACAGAACGAGTAGTAATTGGAGAAATGCGATTATTTGGAAAATCAAATTTCCCAGGCGCGCAAATTCTCCAATAGTAACGGTTTGAATTTGCTGAGTTCCCAAGATCGTTTGACCCGCTGTGAAAATCAAGATGAACACGGCTGCGACATATCCAGAACGAATCAGGTAATGACGAAGCTGGCGAGGAGAAGTCAATGCTTCCCGAATAAATATTGGATTGCTAAACAATGTTCTCTAGCCTCTTAATCCGATTCATAATAAAGCTGTTCTCTTAATAACACCCTGCTGTTCACCAGCGATCAAGTCGATCCTGAAGTGTAGTTACTT
The Gimesia aquarii DNA segment above includes these coding regions:
- a CDS encoding Hsp70 family protein translates to MKFVEGLTVGVDLGTTYSAIAQLDSEGQPISLKNTDGRSITPSVVLLGEEGRVVVGPSFERTAIEDDPSRIIEAVKRHMGDDNFYVVYQEKKLTAEFLSALILKKMKQDAEKEIGPIANAVITVPYYFNDVRRKATQDAGRIAGLNVIDIINEPTAATLAYAWKRDELGNPDAMPSGERTILVYDLGGGTFDVTIVRYSPTQFRVLATDGDVMLGGLDWSQRIVDHVAEQFKKKFDSDPREDPVTMRTCVQECEDAKRELSQKAQTPVSIYHKGNTLTVALTRGDFERMTADLLQRTRDTTELVMQQAGVEKGQLDDVVLVGGSTLMPVVEEMLKNVCGREPSRSMNPEEAVAQGAAIHAAILEARATGGESRMAQTVIKRLRNVSTADVNSHSLGVKITDPNDRTRKINHIMIKRNTEIPTSVSQKFVTTSENQQRIHVVILEGDASDPDACSTIGDFRILNLPANLPKGSPVEVTYRYDANGRIHASARELTGNNEAATEIVRDSGLDKEGVDRFEILAKDYMVE
- a CDS encoding general secretion pathway protein GspE, translated to MAIDVYKDWLGIPEGDRPPHHYDLLRLVKFEDDEEKIRAHYKKLNSHVRKYASGKYSNESQELLNELAKAMLCLTDPERKREYDESLGREFDEEESTGPLLVEKILVEQGHIDKAQANELVEFAEKRGLSVRDAAVQMRFVNAEVATQALARSQGVPYIDLEETIPDETILDQLPQQVAKRNTILPLFIDDDVLLVACADQPTHDLEDELRLRYQVPSRWVLATPRSISQGIAEYYAAAAQVDDRNQETKADSVDEPVKKSSSKPKPEKKTKPSKPSRGKPELSPEELKEKKQLAFIFCGWAFCGAILIDQFVLKNNVFPQTWPWNFMLATISVPFIAFYLWSGMWKK
- a CDS encoding hemolysin family protein → MMIAFIDTVAIWFPGSLALFALICASGFFSGSETAIFYLSRDELRQFSRGKPSEQIVATLASDADRLLTAVLFWNLLINLSYFAVAGVIAKRLADAGMTAAAGFFSVGSLLAIILFGEVLPKSLSIVFRKRIAVSVSWPLAISVRLLDPVIPLLQNISKLVRRTFWPKIEKEPYLHSDDLERAVDASGASEEVIRHERQILHNILDLSEMLVEEAMRPRGTYFTFNAPLKLDDLRKITPNTDYIILRKSENDSDEIDRIISLSDLSSFTEKTLNQNSQKIIHVPWCANLSDVFSRFQTENCRFASVVDEYGETIGIVTFEDIIDTIVSPEPSRAKRILQREPVREVQPGVFHIEGITTLRYLCRKLQQDYEIADDGLLTVAGMFHEKLERIPEVGDLCDWQGFQLEVIEVRKLGHLIAELKEAEPVNENIVEE
- a CDS encoding ABC transporter permease, translating into MFSNPIFIREALTSPRQLRHYLIRSGYVAAVFILIFTAGQTILGTQQIQTVTIGEFARLGNLIFQIIAFLQLLLVLFFTLLFSAGSIAQEKDRGTLILLLMTELKDRELVSGKIQSSLLIVYVLLAASIPVCIFLYLMGGVELSQIIWMELLCLMTVFATGSWAGLVAFWREKTFQTLAISVLGMVVFLGVVELVVSLIGPQFGGRAWIAGLNPFRSLYEILNPLSLNSGLQVITVSAWPSFVSLFVLGIALKAYTILRLRVWNPSRSVYKSTAKEETEEAVIIKEKSRSIWSNPVIWREIMTKAYGRKVFVIKLAYVLLAGFTLWSASTSNAAAEGVLYLGVIPPQGLAFAGIAWLSLMLMNTQAVTSITSEKDSKTLELLLVTDISAKEFVLGKLGGIFYNSKEIIFIPTLILLYLVFQGVFSLEGFLCTLLGFFALMVFAIVLGLHMGLTYDNSRSAIGGSLGTLFFLFVGIAIFMILLVQARSSFALQLQSFLVFIVVGSAALHSVMTHRNPSHALAISAWLLPFLTFYAITSFLLGGTLGVLITILFAYGLPVLSMYIPAVSEFDVALGKTTFDKG